One window of the Magnolia sinica isolate HGM2019 chromosome 19, MsV1, whole genome shotgun sequence genome contains the following:
- the LOC131234855 gene encoding uncharacterized protein LOC131234855 has product MNRVPPPSLDVCFGELLREEQRLVTQATFQQNRMTSNDVAYAAHGKGKGRDMRKVQCFSCKEYGHIAAHCAKKSCNYCKKPGHIIKDCPTRPQNRQTNAYQAAVGTSASANSSTAGDPFVLTPEIVQQMIISAFSALGLQGSGIGEDTREGA; this is encoded by the exons ATGAATCGTGTTCCTCCTCCCTCTTTGGATGTGTGCTTTGGGGAATTACTTCGTGAAGAGCAGCGTCTTGTAACACAAGCTACTTTTCAGCAGAACCGCATGACCTCTAATGACGTCGCTTATGCAGCTCACGGGAAAGGCAAGGGTCGGGATATGCGGAAGGTccaatgcttcagctgcaaggaaTATGGGCATATTGCTGCTCACTGTGCCAAGAAATCTTgcaattattgcaagaagccggGACATATTATCAAAGACTGTCCGACTCGTCCCCAGAATCGCCAAACTAATGCCTATCAAGCTGCGGTGGGTACTTCTGCTTCCGCTAATTCCTCTACAGCTGGTGATCCCTTTGTTCTTACTCCTGAAATTGTTCAACAAATGATTATTTCAGCCTTTTCAGCCTTAGGGCTTCAAG GATCAGGTATCGGGGAAGATACTCGCGAAGGGGCCTAA